One Granulicella sp. 5B5 DNA window includes the following coding sequences:
- the nuoH gene encoding NADH-quinone oxidoreductase subunit NuoH produces the protein MSPAAVDQIFVTTKHWLLSYVPGAWQPLTSAVLSVVPVLLVFPLLFAITTVLERKGLGRIQNRYGPNRVGPFGFLQPMADGIKSLTKEDVVPHEADKIVHFLAPIVLVLAAFIAYAVMPIGRNMVIANLDSGLLFFFAVGSMVELAVFMAGWSSHSKYSLLGAMRAVAQMISYEVPLVLASVVVIMAAGSLSTVSIVQMQAGYTWIWPHWYVFTPWGFAGFVLFMIAATAEANRSPFDLPEGESEIIAGYYIEYSGFKFALFFLGEYLGMFATSGLAITLFLGGWSAPLSFLGFIPSWIWFFGKLLVLIAFFIWIRGTFPRLRMDQLMGLAWKLMLPMTLLNLLDAGIWHFLPAGIVRWLICSLFLLIPFALFTRGAQQGQVLQVRTYRFSE, from the coding sequence ATGAGTCCTGCGGCCGTCGATCAGATCTTTGTAACTACCAAGCATTGGCTTCTTAGCTACGTGCCAGGAGCATGGCAGCCGCTGACATCGGCTGTGCTATCCGTGGTTCCGGTACTGCTGGTGTTTCCTCTGCTGTTCGCAATCACCACAGTGCTCGAACGCAAAGGCCTGGGAAGAATCCAGAACCGTTACGGCCCAAACAGAGTGGGACCGTTCGGCTTCCTGCAACCAATGGCCGACGGCATCAAGTCGCTCACCAAAGAGGATGTTGTTCCGCACGAAGCCGACAAGATCGTGCACTTTCTTGCGCCGATCGTACTGGTGCTGGCCGCGTTCATTGCCTATGCAGTGATGCCTATCGGCCGCAACATGGTGATTGCCAACCTTGACTCGGGCTTGCTGTTCTTCTTTGCAGTGGGGTCGATGGTCGAGTTGGCGGTGTTCATGGCCGGCTGGTCGAGCCACAGCAAGTACTCGCTGCTTGGCGCGATGCGCGCGGTGGCCCAGATGATCAGTTACGAGGTGCCGCTTGTGCTCGCATCTGTGGTTGTAATCATGGCCGCTGGCTCACTTTCAACGGTATCGATTGTGCAGATGCAGGCGGGCTACACGTGGATCTGGCCCCATTGGTATGTGTTTACGCCCTGGGGTTTCGCGGGATTCGTCTTGTTCATGATCGCCGCGACGGCGGAGGCCAATCGCTCACCGTTTGATCTTCCTGAGGGTGAATCCGAGATTATTGCCGGGTATTACATCGAATACTCTGGCTTTAAGTTTGCGCTGTTTTTTCTGGGCGAGTATCTCGGGATGTTCGCAACAAGCGGGCTTGCGATTACGTTGTTCCTCGGAGGATGGTCTGCTCCGCTCTCTTTCCTGGGCTTCATCCCATCGTGGATTTGGTTCTTTGGGAAGCTTCTCGTACTTATCGCATTTTTCATCTGGATACGTGGAACGTTTCCGCGGCTTCGGATGGATCAACTGATGGGCCTTGCCTGGAAGCTAATGTTGCCCATGACGCTGCTGAACCTGTTAGATGCAGGGATTTGGCATTTTCTGCCGGCAGGGATCGTGCGATGGTTGATCTGCAGTCTGTTTCTGCTGATCCCCTTCGCTTTGTTTACCCGTGGGGCCCAACAGGGACAGGTGCTGCAAGTAAGAACATATCGTTTCTCCGAATAA
- a CDS encoding 4Fe-4S dicluster domain-containing protein has product MLGVGVLRGLVETARNFLGSYVSEERLITVQYPEEQAPRIEASRSFPFLVYDGTNWDQGLRCVACQICEKECPPKCIYIDKSGDKKPDAVGKMQFYPARFDIDISVCMSCQICVEVCPFDAIKMDVDYNLSATNRFDDLLLTRDKLAKSNEYYHEIHPTEASGVDEALAAARAKAAPKPAPAPVNPAASAAEGAQS; this is encoded by the coding sequence ATGCTGGGTGTGGGTGTTCTGAGGGGACTGGTGGAGACAGCTCGCAACTTCCTTGGCAGCTATGTCAGCGAAGAGCGACTGATAACCGTTCAGTACCCAGAAGAACAAGCCCCCAGAATAGAGGCCTCGAGGAGCTTTCCGTTCCTGGTGTATGACGGGACCAACTGGGACCAGGGCCTGCGCTGTGTTGCCTGCCAGATATGCGAGAAAGAGTGCCCGCCCAAGTGCATCTACATCGATAAGAGCGGCGACAAGAAACCGGATGCGGTCGGCAAGATGCAGTTCTATCCGGCTCGGTTCGATATCGATATCTCGGTTTGCATGAGCTGCCAGATATGCGTGGAGGTGTGCCCCTTCGACGCTATCAAAATGGACGTGGATTACAACCTCAGCGCTACGAACCGGTTTGATGACCTGCTGCTGACACGCGATAAGCTGGCGAAGTCCAACGAGTATTATCACGAGATTCATCCGACAGAGGCAAGTGGGGTAGACGAAGCACTTGCAGCCGCTAGAGCTAAAGCAGCACCGAAGCCTGCACCTGCGCCCGTCAACCCAGCTGCATCAGCCGCAGAGGGGGCGCAATCGTAG
- a CDS encoding NADH-quinone oxidoreductase subunit D, with product MSATLSPAVQLTPKPNYAEDGTQLLEVSMGPQHPSTHGVFRMDVALDGEDVVRLKPIFGYLHRNHEKLAEDQSYIASMPYTDRLDYFCSMTNNWAYALAVEQLVGIQVPERAEYLRVITAELTRLQNHTSLVGFLMQDMGASGTPLMYAFREREKILDLFEALSGARMMCNYMRFGGCRVDLPKGWLPQAQQVVDAYPKFLDEFEKLLTSNEILMARTQGVGVLSQELAIAAGVTGPMLRASGVNYDLRKVDNYGIYGRFKFRVPIGDHGDVYDRCMVRLLEMRESLAILQQALKDLPEGPIQDPKTKLRNFRPKPGEAYGRIEAPKGELGFYLISDGSANPYRYRVRPPSLINLTILEDLCLGRNIADVVIILGSVDIVMGEVDR from the coding sequence ATGAGCGCGACACTTTCACCCGCCGTGCAGCTAACGCCGAAGCCCAACTATGCCGAGGATGGGACGCAGTTGCTCGAGGTGTCGATGGGGCCGCAGCATCCTTCGACGCATGGCGTCTTCAGGATGGATGTGGCGCTGGACGGCGAAGACGTGGTGAGGTTGAAGCCGATCTTCGGCTATCTGCACCGCAACCACGAGAAACTTGCCGAAGACCAGAGTTATATTGCGTCGATGCCCTACACGGACCGGCTGGATTACTTCTGCTCGATGACCAATAACTGGGCCTATGCGCTGGCTGTGGAGCAACTGGTTGGCATCCAGGTGCCGGAACGGGCTGAGTATCTGCGCGTGATTACAGCAGAGCTAACTCGGTTGCAGAACCATACTTCGCTGGTTGGCTTTCTGATGCAGGATATGGGTGCGAGCGGCACTCCGCTGATGTATGCGTTCCGTGAGCGCGAGAAGATTCTTGACTTGTTCGAGGCGTTGAGCGGGGCGCGCATGATGTGCAATTACATGCGCTTTGGCGGGTGCCGTGTCGATCTGCCAAAGGGCTGGTTGCCACAGGCGCAACAGGTGGTGGATGCGTATCCGAAGTTTCTGGATGAGTTTGAGAAGCTGCTGACGAGCAATGAGATCCTGATGGCACGTACGCAGGGCGTAGGCGTATTGTCGCAGGAGCTCGCGATCGCGGCGGGAGTAACTGGGCCGATGCTGCGGGCCTCCGGTGTGAACTACGATCTTCGCAAGGTTGATAACTATGGCATTTATGGCAGGTTCAAGTTTCGGGTCCCGATCGGAGACCACGGCGATGTCTACGATCGCTGCATGGTGCGACTGTTGGAGATGCGCGAGTCGCTGGCCATTCTTCAGCAGGCGCTGAAGGATCTTCCGGAAGGGCCGATTCAAGATCCGAAGACCAAGCTGAGGAACTTTCGTCCAAAGCCCGGTGAGGCGTACGGGCGCATTGAAGCACCAAAGGGCGAGTTGGGCTTCTATTTGATCAGTGACGGTTCCGCGAATCCTTATCGCTACAGAGTACGGCCGCCGAGCCTGATCAACCTGACGATCCTGGAAGACCTATGCCTGGGCAGGAACATCGCAGATGTCGTCATCATTCTTGGCAGCGTCGATATTGTGATGGGAGAAGTGGATCGTTAG
- a CDS encoding NADH-quinone oxidoreductase subunit C gives MSLALADMETLKASLEAALPGCVVEMVMNPSACAQHSLLVTPADAVAVATLLRDAEGFDYCSNVTGVDWPAREVTEKVKVKKLVEGVEQEVEETQKRMTDAYLEVVYHLYSMKNPKGPLVLRMRTGDRVEKVHVPSLTPVWRSAEFQEREVFDLYGVIFDGHPDLRRLLMWEEFTDFPMRRDYVEPDDYEYEPTAHDDVLKKMQEHYSGQVRTGAVQE, from the coding sequence ATGAGCTTAGCTTTGGCCGACATGGAGACATTGAAGGCAAGCCTCGAGGCTGCGTTGCCGGGGTGCGTGGTGGAGATGGTGATGAACCCGAGCGCGTGTGCACAGCACTCGCTGCTGGTGACGCCTGCGGATGCTGTGGCTGTGGCGACTCTGCTGCGTGATGCAGAGGGGTTTGACTACTGCTCCAATGTGACGGGCGTTGACTGGCCTGCACGCGAGGTGACAGAGAAGGTCAAGGTGAAGAAGCTCGTCGAGGGAGTCGAGCAAGAGGTGGAAGAGACGCAGAAGAGAATGACGGATGCGTATCTCGAAGTGGTGTATCACCTGTACTCGATGAAGAACCCTAAGGGCCCGCTGGTGCTGAGGATGCGCACCGGAGATCGCGTGGAGAAGGTGCACGTGCCCTCGCTGACGCCGGTTTGGCGGAGCGCTGAGTTCCAGGAGCGCGAGGTGTTCGATCTGTATGGTGTGATCTTTGATGGGCATCCAGACCTGAGACGGCTTTTGATGTGGGAAGAGTTTACGGACTTTCCCATGCGGCGCGATTATGTTGAGCCGGATGATTATGAGTACGAGCCGACGGCGCATGATGATGTGCTGAAGAAGATGCAAGAGCATTACAGCGGCCAGGTACGAACCGGGGCGGTGCAGGAATGA
- a CDS encoding NADH-quinone oxidoreductase subunit B: MMDEALKQELRKQGIVATSLQELYNWGRKNSLWPLNFGLACCAIEMIATTMARYDLARFGAEVFRPSPRQADLMIVAGTITKKMAPQVVRLYNQMPEPKYVISMGACAISGGPFKQGYNVLKGIDRYIPVDIYIPGCPPRPEALIEGFMALQRKIDGQPLTGDARPDFMKVDESCDFPVPEFGGHDLEPSSNPTVWQAPLVTTITPAGEK; the protein is encoded by the coding sequence ATGATGGATGAAGCACTGAAGCAGGAGCTACGCAAACAAGGGATTGTAGCGACGAGCCTGCAGGAACTCTATAACTGGGGACGCAAGAACTCACTGTGGCCGTTGAACTTTGGCCTGGCATGCTGTGCGATCGAGATGATTGCAACGACGATGGCACGCTATGACCTGGCACGGTTTGGCGCTGAGGTGTTTCGGCCTTCGCCGCGACAGGCTGACCTGATGATCGTAGCGGGGACGATTACGAAGAAGATGGCGCCGCAGGTGGTGCGGCTCTACAACCAGATGCCGGAGCCAAAGTATGTGATCTCAATGGGGGCCTGTGCGATCTCGGGCGGGCCGTTCAAGCAGGGGTACAACGTGCTGAAGGGGATCGACCGGTATATCCCGGTCGATATTTATATTCCGGGATGCCCGCCGCGGCCGGAGGCGCTGATTGAAGGCTTTATGGCACTGCAGCGGAAGATCGATGGCCAACCTCTAACGGGCGATGCGCGTCCGGATTTCATGAAGGTGGATGAGAGCTGTGACTTCCCTGTTCCTGAGTTTGGCGGGCATGACCTGGAGCCGAGCAGCAACCCTACGGTGTGGCAGGCACCGCTGGTGACGACGATTACACCGGCGGGGGAGAAATGA
- a CDS encoding NADH-quinone oxidoreductase subunit A: protein MESTSYLSIAVLLVGATGFALAPLVLARLWAKAFSPQKPGKDKNAIYECGLETKDDFIVHFKPGYYIYAIVFLVFDVEAVFLLPFAVAFSRFGYGECLAMLVFLLLLVEGLVWAYQKKVLTWT from the coding sequence ATGGAGAGCACTTCTTATCTGTCTATAGCTGTATTGCTGGTGGGGGCCACGGGATTTGCGTTGGCGCCGCTGGTGCTTGCGCGGTTGTGGGCTAAAGCGTTTTCTCCCCAGAAGCCGGGCAAGGACAAGAACGCGATTTATGAGTGCGGACTGGAGACGAAGGACGATTTCATCGTCCACTTCAAACCGGGTTACTACATCTACGCGATCGTGTTTCTGGTCTTCGATGTGGAGGCGGTGTTCCTGCTGCCGTTTGCCGTCGCCTTCAGTAGGTTTGGCTACGGCGAATGCCTGGCGATGCTGGTGTTCCTGCTGTTGTTAGTGGAAGGGTTGGTCTGGGCGTATCAGAAGAAGGTGTTGACCTGGACATAA
- a CDS encoding NADP-dependent isocitrate dehydrogenase, which translates to MQTSYNGIPVPTGGQPIQYANGAFQVPNNPIIPFIEGDGTGRDIWKASQRVFDAAVAKAYGGKRSVKWYEVLAGEKAYRQTQNWLPDDTVKATVDFRVSIKGPLTTPVGGGIRSLNVALRQLMDLYQCVRPVKYYSGVPSPVKHPELVDIVIFRENTEDIYAGIEFREGTPEAEKFIYFINNEMLQGTKKKVRLDSGVGVKPISITGSKRLVRAAIKYAIDNNRKTVTLVHKGNIQKFTEGAFREWGYEVATKEFRDQTITERESWILGNLEQTPGLTPEENAALIEPGIEFAPKEFGDSIVAEVKDVIAKIGHSHGNGAWKSKILINDRIADSIFQQIIIRPSDYSILATTNLNGDYISDAAAAQVGGLGIAPGGNIGDGYAVFEATHGTAPKYADKDVINPGSVILSGVMLFDFLGWHEAARLIESSMEKTIQQKFVTYDFERQMQGATKAKTSEFATRMIENM; encoded by the coding sequence ATGCAGACAAGCTACAACGGAATCCCTGTCCCCACCGGCGGCCAGCCCATCCAGTACGCCAACGGTGCCTTCCAGGTCCCCAACAACCCCATCATCCCCTTCATCGAAGGCGACGGCACCGGCCGCGACATCTGGAAGGCCTCGCAGCGTGTCTTCGACGCAGCCGTAGCCAAGGCCTATGGTGGCAAACGCTCCGTCAAGTGGTATGAGGTCCTCGCCGGCGAAAAGGCGTATCGCCAGACCCAGAACTGGCTCCCCGACGACACCGTCAAAGCCACCGTCGACTTCCGCGTCTCCATCAAAGGCCCGCTCACAACGCCCGTTGGCGGCGGCATCCGCTCGCTCAACGTCGCCCTCCGCCAGCTCATGGACCTCTACCAGTGCGTCCGCCCGGTCAAGTACTACAGCGGCGTCCCCAGCCCCGTAAAGCACCCAGAACTCGTCGATATCGTTATCTTCCGCGAGAACACCGAAGACATCTACGCCGGCATCGAGTTCCGCGAAGGCACACCCGAAGCCGAAAAGTTCATCTATTTCATCAACAACGAGATGCTCCAGGGCACCAAGAAGAAGGTTCGTCTCGACTCCGGCGTCGGTGTTAAACCCATCTCCATCACCGGCTCCAAACGCCTCGTCCGCGCGGCCATCAAATACGCCATCGACAACAACCGCAAGACCGTCACCCTCGTCCACAAGGGCAACATCCAGAAGTTCACCGAAGGCGCCTTCCGCGAGTGGGGCTACGAGGTCGCCACCAAGGAGTTCCGGGACCAGACCATCACCGAGCGCGAGAGCTGGATACTCGGCAACCTCGAGCAAACCCCCGGCCTCACTCCTGAAGAGAACGCCGCCCTCATCGAGCCGGGCATCGAATTTGCCCCCAAAGAGTTCGGCGACTCCATCGTCGCGGAAGTCAAAGACGTCATCGCGAAGATCGGCCACTCCCATGGCAACGGCGCCTGGAAGTCGAAGATCCTCATCAACGACCGCATCGCCGACTCCATCTTCCAGCAGATCATCATCCGCCCCAGCGACTACTCCATCCTCGCCACCACCAACCTCAACGGCGACTACATCTCCGACGCCGCCGCCGCGCAAGTCGGAGGCCTCGGCATCGCCCCCGGCGGCAACATCGGCGACGGCTACGCAGTCTTCGAAGCCACCCACGGCACCGCTCCCAAGTACGCCGACAAGGACGTCATCAACCCCGGCTCCGTCATCCTCTCCGGCGTCATGCTCTTCGACTTCCTCGGCTGGCACGAGGCTGCCCGCCTCATCGAGTCCTCCATGGAGAAGACCATCCAGCAGAAGTTCGTCACCTACGACTTCGAGCGCCAGATGCAGGGTGCCACCAAAGCCAAAACCAGTGAGTTTGCCACCCGCATGATCGAGAACATGTAG
- a CDS encoding FadR/GntR family transcriptional regulator: protein MTMVKTHRRYQEVAARISRYIAEKGLEPGARLPGEIDLAKVCGVSRPTIREAMVSLEIAGELEIRSGSGAYVREAVNPMSLVLDSGPGPFELLRARILIEGEIAADAALYASAGDLAKIEKTLQQMRRLVLAKTNAQVTDRQFHVAIGEAAKNSVLASIVDGLWAGMFAPMYHRLSQRAGLDQHQAAALEDHEAIFAAIAERNPNEARRAMRRHLQHVEEHLTSDEVPSPPRDIQVPQARL from the coding sequence ATGACAATGGTCAAGACACATCGCCGCTACCAGGAGGTCGCGGCACGCATCTCCCGTTACATCGCCGAGAAGGGCCTTGAGCCTGGCGCTCGGCTCCCCGGAGAGATCGACCTGGCCAAGGTCTGCGGTGTCAGCCGTCCCACCATTCGCGAAGCGATGGTTTCTCTCGAGATCGCCGGCGAGCTTGAGATCCGCTCCGGCTCCGGCGCCTACGTCCGCGAGGCCGTCAACCCCATGTCGCTCGTCCTCGACTCCGGTCCCGGCCCCTTCGAGCTCCTCCGCGCCCGCATTCTCATCGAAGGCGAGATCGCCGCCGACGCCGCTCTCTACGCCTCCGCCGGCGACCTCGCCAAGATCGAAAAGACGCTGCAGCAGATGCGCCGTCTCGTCCTCGCCAAGACCAACGCGCAGGTCACCGACCGCCAGTTCCACGTGGCGATTGGTGAAGCGGCGAAGAACTCGGTGCTCGCCAGCATCGTCGATGGCCTTTGGGCAGGCATGTTCGCGCCTATGTACCACCGTCTCTCGCAGCGCGCGGGCCTTGACCAGCATCAGGCCGCCGCGCTCGAAGATCATGAAGCCATCTTCGCCGCCATCGCCGAGCGCAATCCCAACGAGGCCCGCCGCGCCATGCGACGCCACCTCCAGCACGTCGAGGAGCACCTCACCAGCGATGAGGTGCCGTCCCCCCCGCGAGACATCCAAGTCCCACAAGCACGACTCTGA
- a CDS encoding VOC family protein, with translation MSLRPFHIAFPVDDLEAARHFYGTVLGCPEGRSSEQWIDFNLYGHQIVAHHKPKPATDDAHHNPVDGHDVPVPHFGVVLEKSQWKELAERVKAAQVSFIIEPYTRFEGQVGEQSTMFFLDPGGNALEFKAFEDLRQLFAK, from the coding sequence ATGTCTCTACGCCCCTTTCATATTGCCTTCCCTGTTGACGATCTCGAGGCCGCACGACACTTTTACGGCACGGTGTTGGGCTGCCCCGAAGGCCGCAGCTCAGAGCAGTGGATCGACTTCAATCTTTACGGGCACCAGATTGTCGCCCATCACAAACCGAAGCCTGCGACAGACGACGCTCACCATAACCCGGTCGATGGGCACGATGTGCCCGTTCCTCACTTTGGCGTGGTGCTGGAGAAGAGCCAGTGGAAAGAACTGGCGGAGCGTGTGAAGGCAGCGCAGGTGAGCTTCATCATCGAGCCGTACACGCGGTTTGAAGGCCAGGTGGGCGAGCAGTCGACGATGTTCTTCCTGGACCCCGGGGGCAATGCGCTGGAGTTCAAGGCGTTTGAGGATCTGAGACAGCTGTTCGCGAAGTGA
- a CDS encoding response regulator transcription factor, with protein MALQVILADNQVIFRTGIARVLALEENIQVAAQCADLERLQEAVGSLRKSIVIFPSSITHDLHSLLDWIEQAGSRSVIILEHDSVLEESVALRIEGIVLRSVAGPQLVDCLHRVAAGERSVQRAKVKSMPSPDRVGVMVLQRLTPKELQIVALVAEGCKNKDIAMQLGTKEQVVKNYLCSIYDKTGVSDRLELALFTIHHRALAEAVENVRASKAARTA; from the coding sequence GTGGCACTGCAAGTCATTCTGGCCGACAATCAGGTTATTTTCCGTACGGGTATAGCGCGCGTTCTCGCTCTTGAAGAGAACATTCAGGTCGCCGCTCAATGCGCCGATCTGGAGCGCCTTCAGGAGGCCGTTGGTAGCCTCCGCAAATCTATCGTGATCTTCCCCTCGAGCATCACTCACGATCTCCACTCGCTTCTGGACTGGATCGAGCAGGCCGGCAGCCGCTCGGTCATCATCCTTGAGCATGACTCAGTCCTCGAAGAGTCCGTCGCGCTCCGTATCGAAGGCATCGTTCTCCGTTCGGTAGCCGGTCCTCAGCTTGTCGACTGCCTGCACCGCGTCGCCGCCGGCGAGCGCTCCGTGCAGCGTGCCAAGGTCAAGTCCATGCCCTCGCCCGACCGCGTTGGCGTCATGGTCCTGCAGCGCCTTACCCCCAAGGAGCTCCAGATTGTGGCCCTCGTCGCAGAAGGCTGCAAGAACAAAGACATCGCCATGCAGCTTGGCACCAAGGAGCAGGTCGTCAAGAATTACCTCTGCTCCATCTATGACAAGACCGGCGTCTCAGACCGGCTCGAGCTTGCGCTGTTCACCATCCACCACCGTGCACTGGCTGAGGCCGTGGAAAACGTCCGCGCCTCCAAGGCAGCGCGCACCGCATAA
- the pruA gene encoding L-glutamate gamma-semialdehyde dehydrogenase, translating into MSSITVDLPTTFSGSLSLPPFHNEPFTDFSRVENADAMKQALVEARGQLGQSYELLIGGHAVRTGKTFASVNPAKPSEVIGVHPEASESEALAAVEAAQVAFASWGRTDVKARVELLLRAADLLRKRHFEFCAWLTLEVGKNWAEADADVGECIDFLEFYAREALKLDAATTPIQYPGEKNMLRYVPLGVGAVIPPWNFPLAIMAGMTCAAIVSGNTVVLKPSPDAPTIAARFVALLMEVGLPAGVVNLVQGGPEVGRAIVEHKQIRFIAFTGSKKVGLEIHERAAKTLPGQRFLRRTILELGGKDSIVVDADADLDDAVAGVVASAFGFSGQKCSACSRAIVADAVYDSFAEKLKAKVEALQSGPPAENFYLGPVINEVARKRVLGYIEVGQKEGQLLTGGEAIKTAEDGYYIAPTVFTEVKPEARLAQEEIFGPVLAVIRAKDFDDALEIANDTEYGLTGAIYTNSAEKLERARREFHVGNLYLNRKCTGAMVGAHPFGGFNMSGTDSKAGGPDYLLLFTQAKSIAEKL; encoded by the coding sequence ATGAGCTCAATTACTGTTGATTTGCCGACCACTTTCAGTGGCAGTCTTTCCCTGCCCCCGTTCCACAATGAGCCGTTTACCGATTTTTCGCGGGTGGAAAACGCCGATGCGATGAAGCAGGCGCTGGTGGAGGCGCGTGGGCAACTGGGGCAGAGCTATGAGCTGCTGATCGGCGGCCATGCGGTGCGGACGGGCAAGACGTTTGCGTCCGTAAACCCGGCCAAGCCGAGTGAAGTGATTGGCGTACATCCTGAAGCCAGCGAGTCTGAAGCGCTGGCGGCCGTGGAGGCCGCGCAGGTGGCGTTCGCGAGCTGGGGACGTACCGATGTGAAGGCCCGCGTGGAGCTGCTGCTGCGCGCCGCAGACCTGCTGCGGAAGCGGCACTTCGAGTTCTGCGCGTGGCTGACGCTGGAGGTGGGCAAGAACTGGGCAGAGGCCGATGCGGATGTGGGCGAGTGCATCGACTTTCTGGAGTTTTATGCGCGCGAGGCGCTGAAGCTGGATGCGGCGACGACGCCGATCCAGTATCCGGGCGAGAAGAACATGCTGCGCTATGTGCCGCTGGGTGTAGGCGCGGTGATTCCGCCGTGGAACTTTCCGCTGGCGATTATGGCGGGGATGACGTGCGCGGCGATTGTGAGCGGGAACACGGTGGTGCTGAAGCCGTCCCCGGATGCTCCGACGATTGCGGCGCGGTTTGTGGCGTTGCTGATGGAGGTGGGGCTGCCGGCAGGCGTGGTGAACCTAGTGCAGGGTGGGCCGGAGGTGGGGCGCGCCATCGTGGAGCACAAGCAGATACGGTTCATCGCGTTTACGGGATCGAAGAAGGTTGGGCTGGAGATCCATGAGCGGGCGGCGAAGACGCTGCCGGGGCAGAGGTTTCTGCGGCGGACGATCCTGGAGCTTGGCGGCAAGGACTCGATTGTGGTGGATGCGGATGCGGATCTGGATGATGCTGTGGCCGGGGTGGTGGCGTCGGCGTTCGGGTTCAGCGGGCAGAAGTGCTCGGCGTGCTCGCGGGCTATTGTGGCGGATGCGGTCTATGACAGCTTTGCCGAGAAGCTGAAGGCAAAGGTGGAGGCGTTGCAGAGCGGGCCGCCGGCAGAGAATTTCTACCTTGGGCCAGTGATCAACGAAGTGGCTCGGAAGCGGGTGCTGGGATACATCGAGGTAGGCCAGAAGGAGGGCCAGCTACTGACGGGCGGCGAGGCGATCAAGACGGCTGAGGATGGGTACTACATCGCTCCGACGGTGTTCACTGAGGTGAAGCCGGAGGCGCGACTGGCGCAGGAGGAGATCTTTGGGCCGGTGCTGGCGGTGATCCGGGCAAAGGACTTCGATGACGCGCTGGAGATTGCGAATGACACGGAGTACGGGCTGACCGGCGCGATCTACACGAACTCAGCGGAGAAGCTGGAGCGCGCGCGACGGGAGTTCCATGTAGGCAACCTGTACCTGAACCGCAAGTGCACGGGCGCGATGGTGGGGGCGCATCCGTTTGGAGGGTTCAATATGAGCGGGACGGACTCGAAGGCGGGCGGGCCGGACTATTTATTGCTGTTTACACAGGCAAAGTCGATCGCGGAGAAGCTCTGA